From the genome of Blautia pseudococcoides, one region includes:
- a CDS encoding glycogen/starch/alpha-glucan phosphorylase yields the protein MLDNNFKKEEFKKSVKENVKMLYRKTIEEASQEQIFQAVSLAVKDVIIDNWLLTQKQYEKDDPKIVYYLSMEFLMGRALGNNLINLCAYNEVKEALEELGFDLNVIEDQEPDPALGNGGLGRLAACFLDSLATLGYCAYGCGIRYHYGLFKQKIENGFQVEVPDNWLKDGYPFELRRPEYAKEVKFGGYVKVVYDPATGRNNFVQEGYQSVLAIPYDMPIVGYNNKIVNTLRIWDAQAISEFQLDLFDKGDYRKAVEQENLAKNICDVLYPNDNHYAGKELRLKQQYFFISASIQAAIEKYKKSHNDLHDLPKKVTFQLNDTHPTMTVAELMRILLDEEGMTWEEAWEITTHTCAYTNHTIMAEALEKWPIELFSKLLPRIYQIIEEINRRFIQEINNKYPGNQEKVRKMAIIYDGQVKMAHLAIAGGYSVNGVARLHTEILKKQELKDFYEMYPNKFNNKTNGITQRRFLLHGNPLLADWVTDHIGDGWITDLAQLSKLKVYADDKRAQQEFMNIKYQNKVRLAKYIMENNGIEVDPRSIFDVQVKRLHEYKRQLMNILHVMYLYNQIKEHPEMDFYPRTFIFGAKAAAGYVRAKLTIKLINAVADVVNNDKSINGKLKVVFIENYRVSNAEMIFAAADVSEQISTASKEASGTGNMKFMLNGAVTIGTMDGANVEIVEEVGQENAFIFGLSSDEVINFENHGGYDPMQYFNNDPDIRNVLMQLINGTYSNGDFELFRDIYDSLLNTKSSDRADTYFILADFKAYAEAQKRVEEAYKDEAGWAEKALLNTACSGKFTSDRTIQQYVDEIWHLDKVTIDK from the coding sequence ATGTTAGATAATAATTTTAAAAAAGAAGAATTTAAGAAAAGCGTCAAGGAAAATGTAAAGATGCTTTACAGAAAGACCATTGAGGAGGCAAGCCAGGAGCAGATTTTCCAGGCAGTTTCCCTTGCGGTCAAAGACGTTATCATTGACAACTGGTTATTGACACAAAAACAGTATGAGAAGGATGACCCGAAGATTGTATACTACCTGTCCATGGAGTTTCTTATGGGCCGTGCGCTGGGCAACAACCTGATCAATCTGTGCGCATACAATGAAGTGAAAGAAGCTCTGGAGGAACTGGGCTTTGATTTAAATGTGATCGAGGACCAGGAGCCGGACCCGGCTCTTGGAAACGGCGGTCTGGGAAGACTGGCAGCATGTTTCCTGGATTCCCTGGCAACCCTTGGCTACTGTGCTTACGGCTGCGGTATCCGTTACCATTATGGTCTGTTCAAACAGAAGATAGAGAACGGATTCCAGGTGGAAGTACCGGATAACTGGCTGAAAGACGGCTACCCATTCGAGCTTCGCCGTCCGGAATACGCCAAAGAAGTAAAATTCGGAGGATATGTAAAGGTAGTATATGACCCTGCCACAGGCAGAAACAATTTCGTACAGGAGGGATACCAGTCCGTACTGGCTATTCCTTACGATATGCCTATCGTGGGTTACAACAATAAGATCGTCAATACCCTGAGGATCTGGGATGCACAGGCCATCAGCGAATTCCAGCTTGACCTGTTTGACAAGGGCGATTACAGAAAAGCAGTTGAGCAGGAGAACCTTGCAAAGAACATCTGTGATGTCCTTTATCCCAATGACAATCACTATGCAGGTAAAGAGCTGCGTCTGAAACAGCAGTATTTCTTCATCTCCGCAAGTATCCAGGCTGCCATTGAGAAATATAAAAAATCTCACAATGACCTGCATGACCTGCCGAAGAAAGTCACCTTCCAGTTAAATGATACCCATCCGACCATGACTGTGGCGGAGCTGATGCGTATCCTTCTGGACGAGGAAGGGATGACCTGGGAGGAGGCATGGGAGATCACAACCCATACCTGTGCCTATACCAACCACACCATTATGGCAGAAGCATTGGAAAAGTGGCCTATTGAGCTGTTCTCCAAACTGCTTCCCCGTATTTATCAGATCATTGAGGAGATCAACCGCAGATTTATCCAGGAAATCAACAACAAATATCCGGGAAATCAGGAAAAAGTCCGCAAAATGGCCATCATCTATGACGGACAGGTGAAGATGGCACACCTTGCTATCGCAGGCGGATACTCTGTGAACGGTGTTGCAAGGCTCCATACGGAAATCCTGAAAAAGCAGGAATTAAAGGATTTCTATGAGATGTATCCCAATAAATTCAACAACAAGACCAACGGTATCACACAGAGACGTTTCCTGCTCCATGGCAACCCGCTGCTGGCAGACTGGGTGACAGACCATATCGGAGACGGCTGGATCACCGACCTGGCACAGCTTTCCAAGCTGAAAGTATATGCAGATGATAAGAGGGCACAGCAGGAGTTCATGAACATTAAATATCAGAACAAAGTGCGCCTTGCAAAATACATCATGGAGAACAACGGCATTGAGGTTGACCCACGTTCCATCTTTGATGTACAGGTAAAACGTCTGCATGAGTACAAACGCCAGCTTATGAATATTCTGCATGTTATGTATCTGTACAACCAGATCAAAGAGCATCCGGAAATGGATTTCTATCCCAGAACCTTTATTTTCGGCGCAAAAGCCGCAGCAGGATATGTGCGCGCAAAACTGACTATCAAGCTGATCAATGCAGTTGCAGATGTGGTGAACAACGATAAATCCATCAATGGCAAATTGAAAGTTGTATTTATTGAGAACTACCGCGTATCCAATGCGGAGATGATCTTTGCGGCAGCAGATGTATCTGAGCAGATTTCTACTGCAAGTAAAGAGGCGTCTGGAACCGGAAACATGAAGTTTATGCTGAACGGAGCGGTTACCATCGGTACTATGGACGGTGCCAACGTGGAGATCGTGGAGGAAGTAGGCCAGGAGAATGCATTTATCTTCGGTCTGTCCTCAGATGAAGTTATCAACTTTGAGAACCACGGCGGATACGATCCTATGCAGTATTTTAACAACGACCCGGATATCCGTAATGTGCTGATGCAGTTGATCAACGGAACGTATTCCAATGGTGACTTTGAGCTGTTCCGTGATATCTATGATTCACTGCTGAATACAAAGAGCAGTGACAGGGCAGATACTTACTTTATTCTGGCTGACTTTAAGGCTTATGCGGAAGCACAGAAGCGTGTGGAAGAGGCTTATAAGGATGAAGCGGGATGGGCTGAGAAGGCACTGCTGAATACAGCATGCTCCGGTAAGTTTACATCTGACAGGACGATACAGCAGTATGTGGATGAGATCTGGCATCTGGATAAGGTTACGATTGATAAATAG